Within Takifugu rubripes chromosome 20, fTakRub1.2, whole genome shotgun sequence, the genomic segment CTGCGTTTGTCTGGTGTCCAGTAGAAGGACGATCTTCGTGGCACCGCTGGACCTGCCGCTGCCACAGCCTTCCAGCTGTAATGGCTACTCCTTGAGGAGGTGGCCacctccttttttgttttagcAGGGCAAGTCAGAGCTGTTTTGGCTTTCCTGAGGGTGTCATCTGTCTCCAGAGCTCTCTGGGGCAGAGGCAGCTTTGATGACATTGATTTTCGGGAGATTTTAGACTGAGCATAAGAGGAGACCCACTTGTACTTGGAGGCTTTAGGGGAGACACTGACCTGGGTTAGCCGCCGCGGAGGCTTCTTGCCAGGGGTTTTCTTCCAAACTGTAGACGCAACAGTGCTTTCAGCTCCAGGCTTTGAGGGTGGgagatcatttcctgttttgcctGCAGGAGTGGACACACTGCTACTTTGTCCTTTCACATTCTGGGTTTTGACCCAAACAAACTTTGAATTTGTGGAGACAGATTTAGTTGTCTGACAATGGCCGCTGTGACTGGAAAGGTTGCTGGGACGTTGCTTTGCTAATTTAGGCAGCGCAGCAATCGAGGGTGTGATCGTAGTAAGAACAGCTGGCGCTGCCGTGGCAACGGGGGCCAAACGGTGGCGCCTGTTTGGGTCGGTGCGCCCTGGTGGAAACACACGCCTGCTCTCAGCCATCAGCTGGGTTCCCTCGGTCGCTGAACATGACTCTGCTTTGCTGTGTTCATGGCGAGGAACCAACGGCTCGGCCTTTCTTGATACATTTGTGGCGACTGTGGCTGTGGTCCGGGTCACATCCCTGGGGCTGTGAGGGGCGCCCCCTGATGATACCGGGGGGGGTCGCATCTCTGTGGTtgcaggaggtggagatgaaggGGTGTGCAGACTGTGGGCTTTTGTGTCTCAGTGAGTATTTTCTCTTCCAACTCCCGTGGTTCTGAGGAGGATCATTTCTCCCTCTGGAGCCGTAAGAGTGCCCCAAAATGGTGCCGTGAGCTCTCGATGATCGCTGAGCTTCCGGTGGCTGAACTCTTGTAAAAGGTGTATCGCCATGGATCCTTTTATGGTTGTCAATAAGATCTAAGACGGATGAAAAGGAGATAGATAACGACATGAAACTACACATATTAAAGGCACTTAATTGTCAGTTTCTGCATATCCTGGAAAACATCAATTAAATGCAAAAGGACTTCAAAAGACTTTAAAAGATTCTGTTACTTTATAACTATAATCCATGTATAGTTGCAGCAGTTGGTAGTTTATAAAACTAAAGCCTTGAATAAGATGATGAACTAACAAACGTCTTGAGATGGCCAACCTCACTACT encodes:
- the LOC115247259 gene encoding uncharacterized protein, with the protein product MRPPPVSSGGAPHSPRDVTRTTATVATNVSRKAEPLVPRHEHSKAESCSATEGTQLMAESRRVFPPGRTDPNRRHRLAPVATAAPAVLTTITPSIAALPKLAKQRPSNLSSHSGHCQTTKSVSTNSKFVWVKTQNVKGQSSSVSTPAGKTGNDLPPSKPGAESTVASTVWKKTPGKKPPRRLTQVSVSPKASKYKWVSSYAQSKISRKSMSSKLPLPQRALETDDTLRKAKTALTCPAKTKKEVATSSRSSHYSWKAVAAAGPAVPRRSSFYWTPDKRRVREGFSSGTLRTILPCPPSSSCSPGPFKLHSQMKIIRSGSEKVSSTPGGRLTTPGRPPASLRGPTGARRTSSRELVSFGRHKLRRLVTSVTRTSPPSTFSSGALPDFGSSRYRSRRGPSAAHAHQDPPSLSWRARRVQSARSFLQSRLRTHQDTHPFVPPRHWRGGQHVLDPGFPLSRFSPTNCRAPSPPAPPSTGQVKGW